One Patescibacteria group bacterium genomic window, TTAAAAAGTCGCCAATGCCAAAAGTATTCCTCTTTCCCTGTCCAAAGTCATAACCCATCACAAGCGCGTCAATGGTATCGTCAATTTTTCCAGAGTATGATTTTTTGTATTTGATCCAATTCCAGCTTCTGGCGCCGGCCTGATAAACGCCGTCCAGTTTTTTGGCCATCACTCCTTCCAACCCCTTATCAATCGCCTCTTGAAAGAGAAATTCGATTTGTTCCGGCTTTTCCGCGATCGTCATTTCCGACAAAATTAAAGTTTCCCCTTTGCCTAAAATTTTCTCCAAAAATTTTCTTCTTTCCAAAAAACCAAGACCGATTAAGTTTTGACCGTCAACATACAGACAATCAAAACAAATCAACCTTAGGGGCACGCTTTCGGCTGTTTTTTCAATATCATATTTCCTTTTTCTCTGCACCGTTTCCTGAAAAGGCAAGTATTCACCTGTTTTGGGGTTATAGGCAATCGCCTCGCCTTCAAAAATGGCTTCATCGACTTTAATCTGTTTTTCTACTCCCCGGACAAGATCAGGAAACATCAAGGTCGTATTTTCCATATTTCTCGAAAAAAGGGTAATTTTTAAGTCTTGAGTGTTATGTTTTAAGTTTTTGGCGTGAACCGCCACTCTAAAGCCGTCAATCTTTCCCTCAATGGCGCATTGACCGATTTGTTTAATGATTTCCTCCCCTGAGGAAAGTCGTTCCGCCCGCGCCATCATGATTGGCGTTCCCACTTCCGGCTCGACCTTTTTTAAACCACCTAAACCGTCTTTTTTAATAACTTTGGCGATAAACCCGAGGTCGGGTCTGACGTTAAAAGCCTTTTCAATTTCTTTTCTTTTCTCTTTTGTCCCCGAAACCATCCAGGACAAAGCGTCTAAAACCGTCATGTCGGAAAAACCTAACCGCATTTTCGCCAGAGGGATGCGAACCAAATAACGAACCGAAAGAGGATCGGCGTTTTCAATTAGAAAACCAAGCATTTTAATTTTTGCCTCCTGAGATCCTTCACCGGAAAATTTCGCAATTTTCTCTAATTTTTCAAAAACCTCACCGATCTCTAAAGCCCTAACGGCATTAATAAGACGCAGGTTTTGAGCTTTGAGCTTTGAGGCGGTAATCCCCAAATCACCCTCATTTTTATAGGTTTTCTCGACTTCGCCGGCCGAAATTCCTAAGCCGTCGGCAATCGCCCGAATCATCATCCGATCTGCCACCCCGAATTCCAAAGGCACGAAAAGAGGCGCAACTCGACCCTGGGTTAGATAACAGATTTTGTCGATTTCCGTAGCCGGTGATTGACCTAGGAGTTCTGCTAGAATTTCGGTCATGGTGTTACGCGAAGAAGTCTGTTCTAGTTTTTGAAAATATGAAGCCAGTTTCGCAAATTTCATCTTAAAATAAAGAAGTACGTCCCTAAAATAATCAGCAAAAAGATCAAACCAAAAAAAAGGCTTGTCCAGCCGGATTCTTGACGTAAAATCTTATGTAAACCTTCAACGACTAAAGTCAAGGCAAAAAGACTCGGCAATACCAGAGCAACATAGATAAATTCCGGTTGATTAGGATTCATTTTAGCCCTTTAAAATATAACGGGCGGCTTTCGTTGTTCCCTCTTTCTTGATTATACCTTTCTTGAGCAAATCTTTTAAGTCCCGTAAAATCGTGTCTTCGGAAATCATCGGCAAAAGCTCGGCAAATTGCTTGTTTTGTAAGAAACCGACTTTTTGAATATGGTCAATAATTTTCATCTGTCTTTCTGATAGGGCTATTTGTGTTCCGCCGATTTTTTCTTTAAGTTTTAAATCAATCGAAAGACTCTGGACTTTTTCTTTGATTCTGGTAAGCTCGATCGCCAAGCCTTCGGTAAAATAATCCAACCAATCCGTTAGGTCATAATTCTCTTCCGGTTTAACCGATTGCAAGGCCGCGTAGTACCGGCTCGCATCCTGATCGTAATGCTCCTCTAGTGAAAAAAACTTTTTGATATCATAGCCTTCTTTAAAAAGGACTAAAGTGGCGACCGCCCTGGCCACCCGGCCATTGCCGTCTAAAAAGGGATGAATTCTAACGAGTTCATAATGGGTCACTCCTGCCTTCAAAACCGGATGAATCTCTTTTTCCTGCCTTAACCACTCAATAAAATCATCAACTTGATAAGGAACCTCAAGGGCGGGTGGCGGACGGAAAACGACTTCCTGGGTTTGGGAATTTTTGACCACCACCTGTTTAGTTCTAAATTGACCGCACTCTCCCGCTTCAAGAATCTTCTCCGTGGTTAATTTATGCATGGTCTTAATCGTTTCCGCCGCAATTTCCCCGGTAAAGGAATCAATAAAACGCAAAACCTGGCGGTAATTGATGACTTCCTGAATATCCCGGTCGCGGCCAACAATTTCTTTGCCTTCTAAAACCTGCGCGGCTTCCGTAAAGTTCAACTCATTGCCTTCAATATGGGTTCCGTAGTGAACGGTACGCAAAATCGCTTCGTCCCGGAATTTCTTTTCCCAGGCCGGCACCAGGGGGGCGTTCATAATGACTTCCCTGGCGGCTTCGGTTATCCCAATATTTTTGAGGATTTTGTTACTAATCGAATATTTCGGCGTGTACATCGCTTGCTTATTTTCGCATAATTCCCGCAAAAAAACAACAGGAATTGGTAAGGGATGACGTGTGACAATTTTTGACAACCCCGCCCTTACGCCTCATACCTATTCTTGTCCTGAAAACTTCGTGCTAGTGCACGAGACAATGATTCATCTAAAGACAACGCGGGGTGAAAAAATTCGTCACCGTCAGCCCAGTCATCGTGCCATTAGTTCTTTCATTGTCTGGGGAATTTGCTCGGCTAAATCCGAAGCGTTATAGTAAAAACCAACCCTGGCTGCCAATTCTTCTCCGGCCTTCTTATTGATTAAAGAGGCGCCGCAGGCCGCCAAAAACAAATCATTTTTACAGGCTAAGGCCGCGGCTAAACCGGCCAAAACATCACCCGTACCGCCCTTTGTCATCCCCTGGTTACCGCCTTCGCAAATTTTACATTCTTTCGGAGAACAGATTAAATCCCGCTGACCCTTAAAAAGAATCGTACAGCCATATTTTTGCGCCATGGCTTTAATATTTTCTTCTTTCGCTTCCATTTTGAAAAGAGTGGCAAATTCTTTTTGGTGAGGTGTCAATAAACAATTTTTATTAAGCCAACTCGCTTCCATTTCCGTCAGGCTACCGGCATCAACCACCCATTTCTTTTGCGGATATTTCGTCAATAACTTTCCGGTTATTTCTTTTGTCCCGGGCTCGCGCATTAAACCAGGCCCGATCAGGATAGCGTCGGACTCCTCAATGTAGCTTTCGACTTCTTCTCTGGGCAGAGTGATAAAATCAAAAATCTCGGCCCTAAGCGTTTTCGTTAGCTCATTATTTTCAGGAATGGAAGCGTAAAAAACCATATCCACGATTCTTGAGGCCACTTTTAAAGCCCACAAAGAGGCGCCGTGAAAAAGTTTAGAACCGCCGATAATGGTTAACTTCCCGTTTTCGCCTTTGTGCGATTCTTTACCTGCTAGATAAAGTTTTTTTAAATCCTCAATCGTCACTTTTTCCATAAATCAACCTAATTCTATCACTTTTATTTGATCCTGATAATTTTTTTCGACCAAATGTAAATCGGTCGTCGTCATAATCGTTTGCTGCCGGGGAATAATTTCCAAAACATAATGACGGTGCTCATGGTCCAACTCGGAGAAAATATCGTCCAAAAGCAAAATTGGCCTTTCGCCGGTTTTGACCGTCATGTATTCCAGCTCGGCCAATTTAAGCCATAAAATCGCCATGCGCTGTTCTCCCCGAGAACCAAAAAGCGAAAGATCTCTACTTCCCAGCAAGAATTTAAAATCGTCACGGTGGGGTCCAACCAAAGTCGCCGCGGCGGCCACTTCCTCTTGAGCATATTGTTCTAACCGCGAGTCAGAAATAACACTTTTGTCGTATTCGATCTGGAATGGCTTGCCTTTGGCGATTTCGGCCAAAACCGAAGATCGGTTAAAAAAATTAAGAAACTCAATCCTTTTATCAGTTAAGAGCGAACCATTCCTTATCAGAAGCTGGTCCCAAAAAAGTAACTGACTTCTGGAAAGACCTTCGTCTCTAATCCTTTCTAAAAGTTTATTTCTCTGCCGCAAGCCTTTCTCGTAAGACAAAAGAGACCGCCTGTATTC contains:
- a CDS encoding ATP-dependent DNA ligase, giving the protein MKFAKLASYFQKLEQTSSRNTMTEILAELLGQSPATEIDKICYLTQGRVAPLFVPLEFGVADRMMIRAIADGLGISAGEVEKTYKNEGDLGITASKLKAQNLRLINAVRALEIGEVFEKLEKIAKFSGEGSQEAKIKMLGFLIENADPLSVRYLVRIPLAKMRLGFSDMTVLDALSWMVSGTKEKRKEIEKAFNVRPDLGFIAKVIKKDGLGGLKKVEPEVGTPIMMARAERLSSGEEIIKQIGQCAIEGKIDGFRVAVHAKNLKHNTQDLKITLFSRNMENTTLMFPDLVRGVEKQIKVDEAIFEGEAIAYNPKTGEYLPFQETVQRKRKYDIEKTAESVPLRLICFDCLYVDGQNLIGLGFLERRKFLEKILGKGETLILSEMTIAEKPEQIEFLFQEAIDKGLEGVMAKKLDGVYQAGARSWNWIKYKKSYSGKIDDTIDALVMGYDFGQGKRNTFGIGDFLIGVYDQKSDTFKTVAKIGTGLTDEEWKTLKLNTKNLTLKTKPTRYDVNKGMDCDVWVEPKLMTVIKADEITKSPIHTAKLALRFPRLVDFRDDKTPEDATSLDELNKMYIRQNKSVLH
- a CDS encoding Fic family protein translates to MYTPKYSISNKILKNIGITEAAREVIMNAPLVPAWEKKFRDEAILRTVHYGTHIEGNELNFTEAAQVLEGKEIVGRDRDIQEVINYRQVLRFIDSFTGEIAAETIKTMHKLTTEKILEAGECGQFRTKQVVVKNSQTQEVVFRPPPALEVPYQVDDFIEWLRQEKEIHPVLKAGVTHYELVRIHPFLDGNGRVARAVATLVLFKEGYDIKKFFSLEEHYDQDASRYYAALQSVKPEENYDLTDWLDYFTEGLAIELTRIKEKVQSLSIDLKLKEKIGGTQIALSERQMKIIDHIQKVGFLQNKQFAELLPMISEDTILRDLKDLLKKGIIKKEGTTKAARYILKG
- a CDS encoding NAD(P)H-hydrate dehydratase, whose protein sequence is MEKVTIEDLKKLYLAGKESHKGENGKLTIIGGSKLFHGASLWALKVASRIVDMVFYASIPENNELTKTLRAEIFDFITLPREEVESYIEESDAILIGPGLMREPGTKEITGKLLTKYPQKKWVVDAGSLTEMEASWLNKNCLLTPHQKEFATLFKMEAKEENIKAMAQKYGCTILFKGQRDLICSPKECKICEGGNQGMTKGGTGDVLAGLAAALACKNDLFLAACGASLINKKAGEELAARVGFYYNASDLAEQIPQTMKELMAR
- the recF gene encoding DNA replication and repair protein RecF (All proteins in this family for which functions are known are DNA-binding proteins that assist the filamentation of RecA onto DNA for the initiation of recombination or recombinational repair.) — protein: MYLDKLSLKNFRSFKEKAFVFSPKTSLILGPNTAGKTNILEAIHLLATGKSFRAETEKEMIKEGEELARIKYQTVSKDDKSEGKTDLEILLTAGQVAGQPTPHKKYFVNGVSRRMIDFVGFTRVVLFWPEDMELVTDSPSRRRRYLDFVLTQIDREYRRSLLSYEKGLRQRNKLLERIRDEGLSRSQLLFWDQLLIRNGSLLTDKRIEFLNFFNRSSVLAEIAKGKPFQIEYDKSVISDSRLEQYAQEEVAAAATLVGPHRDDFKFLLGSRDLSLFGSRGEQRMAILWLKLAELEYMTVKTGERPILLLDDIFSELDHEHRHYVLEIIPRQQTIMTTTDLHLVEKNYQDQIKVIELG